From one Prosthecobacter debontii genomic stretch:
- the galU gene encoding UTP--glucose-1-phosphate uridylyltransferase GalU, which produces MSSAPVRVRKAVIPAAGYGTRFLPISKAVPKEMLPLVDKPVIQYVVEEAVASGITDILMVISRSKRAIEEHFHPAFDLEAELEAKGRTEDLHALRRLQSMARIHFIWQPKMGGLGDAILYARDHVGEEPFAVLLGDTVVTTQDETRPVTRQLADVVEQHGGSAVALQQVPVEKVSRYGILGGQEISPGLIRATQFVEKPKPEEAPSNLAVSARYVLSPRIFDHLEKTPKGKGGELQLTDAMASLMQEETLHGLRYDGQRHDIGNKLDFIKANLHFGLQHPDIGEALKAWVKELAL; this is translated from the coding sequence ATGTCTTCCGCTCCCGTTCGTGTCCGTAAAGCCGTCATCCCCGCCGCCGGTTATGGCACCCGCTTTCTGCCCATCTCCAAGGCCGTGCCGAAGGAGATGCTGCCCCTCGTGGATAAGCCCGTGATCCAGTATGTGGTGGAGGAAGCCGTCGCCTCCGGCATCACCGACATCCTCATGGTCATCAGCCGCAGCAAGCGCGCCATCGAGGAGCATTTCCACCCCGCCTTTGACCTGGAAGCCGAGCTGGAGGCCAAGGGCCGCACGGAGGATCTCCACGCGCTGCGCCGTCTGCAATCCATGGCCCGCATTCACTTCATCTGGCAGCCGAAGATGGGCGGCCTCGGCGATGCCATCCTCTACGCTCGGGACCATGTGGGGGAGGAGCCCTTCGCCGTCTTGCTGGGAGATACGGTGGTGACGACGCAGGATGAAACCCGCCCCGTCACCCGCCAGCTCGCCGATGTGGTGGAGCAGCATGGTGGCTCCGCCGTGGCCCTGCAGCAGGTGCCGGTGGAAAAGGTCAGCCGCTACGGCATCCTCGGCGGACAGGAGATCTCCCCTGGCCTCATCCGCGCCACCCAATTCGTGGAGAAACCCAAGCCCGAGGAAGCCCCCAGCAACCTCGCCGTCAGCGCCCGCTACGTCCTTTCCCCCCGCATCTTTGATCATCTGGAAAAGACCCCGAAAGGCAAGGGCGGCGAGCTGCAACTCACCGACGCCATGGCCTCCCTCATGCAGGAGGAGACCCTCCACGGCCTCCGCTACGACGGCCAGCGCCACGACATCGGCAACAAGCTCGACTTCATCAAAGCCAACCTCCACTTCGGCCTCCAGCACCCCGACATCGGGGAGGCGCTGAAGGCGTGGGTGAAGGAGTTGGCTCTTTGA
- a CDS encoding helix-turn-helix domain-containing protein → MPEDSSFAWKEISGRHFMAPFHHHPEIELTLITAGYGQRFVGNTVEPFQAGDVVLLGPHLPHAWFSDSRCRKSEAIVVQFHPETLGGGVLKAPELEAVRQLLKEAVQGIIVQRALAGEMLRRLGELSGLSPVQRLTLLLDVLEQVARAPESTARRLKAAMPEETVSLVDRKRLDEVLRYIHAHHQQAVTLTDVAKVAGLGPESFSRFFRRLTGRTFIETLIQIRLASAQALLRESTDTIAAVAYACGFEDLSNFNRQFRRAYGITPSEARRQSLTGPLGG, encoded by the coding sequence ATGCCGGAAGACTCTTCCTTTGCCTGGAAAGAGATCTCGGGGCGGCATTTCATGGCGCCGTTTCATCATCACCCGGAGATCGAGCTGACGCTGATCACGGCGGGGTATGGGCAGCGTTTTGTGGGGAATACGGTGGAGCCGTTCCAGGCGGGGGATGTGGTGCTGCTGGGGCCGCACCTGCCGCATGCGTGGTTCAGTGACAGCCGCTGCCGGAAGTCCGAGGCCATCGTGGTGCAGTTTCACCCGGAGACGCTGGGCGGCGGGGTGCTGAAGGCACCGGAGCTGGAGGCGGTGCGGCAACTGCTGAAGGAGGCCGTGCAGGGCATCATCGTGCAGCGGGCGCTGGCGGGGGAGATGCTGCGGCGGCTGGGGGAGCTGAGCGGGCTGAGCCCGGTGCAGCGTCTGACGCTGCTGCTGGATGTACTGGAGCAGGTGGCCCGCGCCCCGGAGTCCACCGCACGGCGGCTGAAGGCGGCCATGCCTGAGGAGACGGTGTCTCTGGTGGACCGGAAGCGGCTGGATGAGGTGCTGCGCTACATCCATGCGCATCATCAGCAGGCGGTGACGCTGACGGATGTGGCCAAGGTGGCGGGTCTGGGGCCGGAGTCCTTCAGCCGTTTCTTCCGTCGGCTCACCGGGCGCACCTTCATCGAGACGCTGATCCAGATCCGCCTAGCTAGTGCTCAGGCGCTGCTGCGGGAGAGCACGGACACCATCGCGGCGGTGGCCTATGCCTGTGGGTTTGAGGACTTGTCCAATTTCAATCGCCAGTTCCGCCGAGCCTATGGCATCACACCGAGTGAGGCACGGCGCCAGAGCCTGACGGGGCCGCTGGGGGGATAG
- a CDS encoding AAA family ATPase, which produces MTPEERIITYIPEPVTETLSAPSAEVQEEPPPPRITFEPPSFYLNYVVPPDALLIGEHHFVRGDITVIGGVPGCGKSRLLTSLAIAGKLGPGHEWMGLSVNAHFKTAIIQNENGLVRVRNELRAIQVQGHDLDDWLHITPPPPFGIGFTDPVFREELQVWLQQIQPGILAIDPWNRCVDDDKARDYRAVIEAIHSVIPAEIPKPAIVIVHHLRKQSLGDPRRRGRDLLNELSGSYIIGSACRAAFVLEPVTAQGSDDRLLFTCAKNNDGPMGEPTVWHRRDGLFARCTDFDWDEWENGGPNKRRAIDLEDLAAVFEDGDKTMSRKEAALALQSHCPASARSSVYEALRTDGRFSRHLSEVSGFLIFRP; this is translated from the coding sequence ATGACCCCGGAAGAACGCATCATCACCTACATCCCTGAGCCTGTCACCGAGACCCTCAGCGCCCCATCGGCTGAGGTTCAAGAGGAGCCACCACCGCCGCGCATCACCTTCGAGCCGCCTTCGTTTTACCTGAATTACGTCGTGCCGCCCGATGCTCTGCTCATCGGGGAGCATCACTTCGTCCGGGGAGACATCACCGTCATCGGCGGCGTGCCTGGCTGTGGGAAATCTCGCCTGCTCACCTCCCTCGCCATCGCCGGGAAGCTCGGCCCAGGACACGAATGGATGGGCCTCTCCGTCAATGCCCATTTCAAGACCGCCATCATCCAGAATGAAAACGGCCTCGTGCGCGTCCGCAATGAATTGCGCGCCATCCAGGTGCAGGGGCATGATCTGGATGACTGGTTGCACATCACCCCGCCACCGCCCTTTGGCATCGGCTTTACCGACCCTGTTTTCCGCGAGGAACTGCAAGTCTGGCTCCAGCAGATCCAGCCCGGCATCCTGGCCATTGATCCCTGGAACCGCTGTGTGGACGATGATAAGGCCAGGGACTACCGGGCCGTCATCGAGGCCATCCACTCCGTCATCCCCGCCGAGATCCCCAAGCCCGCCATCGTCATCGTCCATCACCTGCGCAAGCAAAGCCTCGGTGACCCGCGCCGTCGTGGGCGTGACCTGCTCAATGAACTCTCCGGCAGCTACATCATCGGCAGCGCCTGCCGCGCCGCCTTTGTCCTGGAGCCCGTCACCGCCCAGGGCAGCGATGACCGCCTCCTCTTCACCTGCGCGAAGAACAACGACGGCCCCATGGGCGAGCCCACCGTCTGGCACCGTCGCGATGGCCTCTTCGCCCGCTGCACAGACTTCGATTGGGATGAGTGGGAGAATGGTGGGCCTAACAAACGACGTGCCATCGACCTCGAAGACCTAGCCGCCGTCTTTGAGGACGGAGATAAAACGATGTCGCGAAAAGAGGCTGCGCTTGCCCTTCAAAGCCATTGCCCCGCTTCCGCCCGAAGCTCCGTTTATGAAGCCCTCCGGACGGACGGGCGCTTCAGCCGCCACCTTTCGGAGGTTAGCGGATTCCTGATCTTCCGTCCGTGA
- a CDS encoding DUF1592 domain-containing protein yields MSVLRSIVLLSSLPLASAFAAEPLATRGQAAYEQKIKPMLVQYCFDCHADGMDKGNFTFDKYTDYTALRADMKFWDHVRQQIVTHVMPPEKKEKPSLEQRDEMVAWIDDAIFWFDPARPDPGHVTYRRLNRTEYNNTVRDLLLVDSRPAREFPPDDTGYGYDNIGDVLSLSPMLMEKYMRAARSVATDAMDASSPGHLDTEIQGRKFYKQKGETQEDGTFRWFFANAEVSQKFYAPADGAYTMELEAAATQAGTDPALIGIKLNGKELSTFEIKQTWKAENPKWETITYTLNLKAGESKLSVAFLNDFSDEANPDASKRDRNVVLKDVTIRGPHSLLPPRGSRFLRWLTDNKPVARPFLQLTGEDFEKGQGSAHKDTGGILLGSSGYVKHPIQLTTAGKYRINIKAGAQQAGDEPAKFDVRIAGKTVGAFSVTAKNQTPQTFDLQTELPAGSHELQIWFLNDYYEAETKADRNLWIHQARVEGPLNQPAGIAAEAVPALVEKMGTRLFRRPIREDEKKKWQDFASLALQEGEKPLGALSFVLEGMLVSPSFLFRGDPQPVGEVKDGVALVDEYTLASRLSYFLWSAPPDDKLLQLAAKGELRKNLATEIKRMIADWRGWALTEDFAGQWLQIRDMDIVSPDTRTFPEWKGGVAGSMKKETQLFFDHILRENRSVVEFLNADYTFADKKLAQWYGLKDVKGDKFEKVSLQGTPRGGVLTQGTVLLVTSGQTRTSPVKRGKYLLENILGTPPPPAPGGVPPLDEAKVKKTKMTLREQFALHREHTSCAGCHAFLDPMGFAFENYDAIGRYRDSEKGLPIDAAGQLVRGQQFKNMVELRNILAKDMAGDFTRNLTENLLTFALGRGLEHSDKLAVKEITQKTVAAEYHFQSMIQAVVESVPFQKMRVSAEAE; encoded by the coding sequence ATGTCCGTTCTTCGTTCCATCGTTCTGTTGTCGAGTTTACCCCTGGCTAGCGCCTTTGCGGCCGAGCCTCTGGCGACGCGTGGCCAGGCGGCCTACGAGCAGAAGATCAAGCCGATGCTGGTGCAGTATTGCTTCGATTGTCACGCCGATGGCATGGACAAGGGCAACTTCACCTTCGACAAATACACGGATTACACCGCCCTCCGTGCAGACATGAAGTTTTGGGATCATGTGCGTCAGCAGATCGTCACCCACGTCATGCCTCCAGAGAAAAAGGAGAAGCCCAGCCTGGAGCAGCGGGATGAAATGGTGGCCTGGATCGATGATGCGATCTTTTGGTTTGATCCTGCCAGGCCGGACCCTGGCCATGTCACCTATCGCCGACTGAACCGCACGGAGTATAACAACACGGTTCGGGACCTGCTCTTGGTGGATAGCCGTCCGGCACGTGAGTTCCCCCCCGATGACACGGGCTATGGCTACGATAACATCGGGGATGTGCTCAGCCTGTCTCCGATGCTGATGGAGAAATACATGCGTGCGGCTAGGTCAGTGGCCACGGATGCCATGGATGCCAGCTCTCCGGGGCATCTCGACACCGAGATCCAAGGGCGCAAATTTTACAAGCAGAAGGGCGAGACCCAGGAGGACGGCACCTTCCGTTGGTTCTTTGCCAATGCCGAAGTCTCGCAGAAGTTCTACGCACCTGCGGATGGAGCCTACACCATGGAGCTGGAAGCCGCGGCCACTCAGGCTGGCACAGACCCCGCCCTGATCGGTATCAAACTGAACGGCAAAGAACTCTCCACCTTTGAGATCAAACAAACCTGGAAGGCTGAGAATCCGAAGTGGGAGACCATCACCTACACGCTCAATCTCAAAGCGGGTGAGTCCAAGCTCTCTGTCGCCTTTCTCAATGACTTCAGTGATGAGGCCAATCCCGATGCCTCCAAGCGTGATCGCAATGTGGTGCTGAAGGACGTGACCATCCGCGGGCCTCATAGCTTGCTGCCTCCACGCGGTAGCCGTTTCCTCCGTTGGTTGACGGATAACAAGCCTGTGGCACGCCCCTTCCTTCAGCTTACCGGCGAGGATTTTGAAAAAGGGCAGGGGAGTGCCCATAAAGACACGGGGGGCATCCTCCTGGGGAGCAGTGGTTATGTGAAGCATCCCATTCAGCTCACGACCGCGGGCAAGTATCGCATCAACATCAAGGCGGGGGCTCAACAGGCTGGCGACGAACCCGCCAAGTTTGATGTGCGTATCGCGGGTAAGACCGTCGGAGCCTTTTCCGTGACGGCCAAAAACCAGACGCCTCAGACCTTCGATCTCCAGACCGAGCTCCCCGCAGGCAGTCACGAACTCCAGATCTGGTTCCTCAACGATTATTATGAGGCGGAAACCAAAGCGGATCGAAACCTGTGGATTCATCAGGCGCGTGTGGAAGGTCCCTTGAACCAACCCGCAGGCATTGCGGCAGAAGCGGTCCCGGCCCTGGTGGAAAAGATGGGCACCCGTCTTTTCCGTCGCCCGATCCGTGAGGATGAAAAGAAGAAGTGGCAGGACTTTGCCAGCCTGGCGCTCCAGGAAGGGGAAAAGCCGCTCGGTGCGCTCAGCTTCGTTCTCGAAGGAATGCTGGTGTCTCCGTCCTTCCTCTTCCGGGGGGATCCCCAACCTGTCGGCGAGGTCAAAGACGGTGTCGCACTCGTGGATGAATACACCTTGGCCAGCCGCCTCTCTTATTTCCTCTGGTCCGCTCCACCGGATGATAAGCTGCTGCAATTGGCCGCTAAGGGCGAGCTGCGCAAGAACCTCGCGACTGAGATTAAACGCATGATCGCGGATTGGCGTGGCTGGGCTCTGACCGAAGACTTTGCCGGTCAATGGTTGCAAATTCGCGACATGGACATCGTCTCCCCAGATACCCGCACTTTCCCGGAGTGGAAGGGCGGTGTGGCAGGCAGCATGAAGAAAGAGACGCAGCTTTTCTTCGATCACATCCTGCGTGAAAACCGCAGCGTGGTGGAGTTCCTCAACGCCGACTACACCTTTGCCGATAAGAAGCTGGCGCAGTGGTATGGCCTCAAAGATGTCAAAGGTGACAAGTTTGAAAAAGTTTCCCTCCAGGGCACTCCCCGTGGCGGCGTCTTGACTCAGGGCACCGTCCTTCTCGTCACCTCCGGGCAAACCCGCACCTCACCGGTGAAGCGTGGGAAATACCTGCTGGAAAACATTTTGGGCACCCCACCCCCACCAGCTCCCGGGGGCGTGCCGCCTCTGGATGAGGCCAAGGTGAAAAAGACCAAGATGACCTTGCGTGAGCAGTTTGCCCTGCATCGCGAGCACACCTCCTGCGCCGGTTGTCATGCTTTCCTCGACCCGATGGGTTTTGCCTTCGAGAACTACGACGCGATCGGTCGTTACCGGGATTCGGAAAAAGGCCTGCCCATCGATGCCGCAGGGCAGCTCGTGCGCGGACAGCAGTTTAAAAACATGGTCGAGCTGCGCAATATCCTGGCCAAGGACATGGCCGGTGATTTCACCCGCAATCTCACCGAAAACCTTCTCACCTTCGCCCTAGGACGTGGTCTGGAACACAGCGACAAACTGGCCGTGAAGGAGATCACGCAGAAGACCGTGGCGGCTGAATATCACTTCCAGTCCATGATTCAGGCTGTGGTGGAGAGCGTGCCCTTCCAGAAGATGCGTGTCAGCGCCGAGGCTGAATGA
- a CDS encoding CHC2 zinc finger domain-containing protein codes for MQNDLRLLKDKLLIPEVWQRLGLQGSPGKACRSPFRQDRHPSFSIHEAGRRWKDHGTGQSGDVIDFIAAACQVDNAEATRRFLALAGVQPQPSGSTSQSCATKAHRGGRPVSLKSQRPNSTPTPSPGPGPGPGNPGTVLHRGSAANVEAVARSRGLDPAAVALARGLGTLAFAEICGSPCWLLGDGAQRIVEARRMDGLPFPEYAGLGERKAHTLRGSHKDWPVGAAVLKDLPHIRALMLVEGGPDYLAALHFILRAEAWDVLPIAMLGRSAGSRIAPEALDLIGGRPVRIYPHQDADGGGLASAKTWADQLHAHGSAVQIFQLCELHRQDGRPIKDLNDAVELDSTEHLHLQKLTP; via the coding sequence ATGCAAAACGATTTGCGGTTACTGAAAGACAAGCTGCTCATCCCTGAGGTGTGGCAGAGACTCGGCCTCCAAGGCTCCCCGGGAAAAGCTTGCCGATCCCCGTTCAGGCAGGATCGACACCCCTCCTTCTCCATCCATGAGGCGGGCCGCCGCTGGAAGGATCACGGCACGGGGCAGAGCGGGGATGTCATCGACTTCATCGCCGCGGCGTGTCAGGTGGACAATGCCGAGGCCACGCGGCGTTTCCTGGCGCTGGCCGGGGTGCAGCCTCAGCCCAGTGGCTCGACATCCCAATCCTGCGCGACGAAGGCCCACCGTGGCGGTCGTCCGGTGAGCCTCAAGAGCCAGCGCCCCAATTCAACGCCAACCCCAAGTCCCGGCCCAGGCCCAGGCCCAGGCAATCCCGGCACGGTTTTGCATCGCGGTTCCGCCGCCAATGTGGAGGCCGTGGCCCGCTCACGCGGCCTCGATCCTGCCGCGGTCGCCCTGGCGCGAGGGCTGGGCACGCTGGCCTTTGCCGAGATCTGCGGCAGCCCCTGCTGGCTGCTGGGGGACGGTGCGCAGCGCATCGTCGAGGCTCGGCGTATGGATGGTCTGCCCTTCCCCGAGTATGCGGGGCTAGGCGAGCGCAAGGCGCACACGCTGCGCGGGAGCCACAAGGACTGGCCGGTGGGCGCGGCGGTGCTGAAGGACCTGCCCCACATCCGCGCCCTCATGCTGGTGGAGGGCGGGCCGGATTACCTGGCTGCGCTGCATTTCATTCTGAGGGCCGAGGCCTGGGATGTGCTGCCCATCGCCATGCTGGGGCGCAGTGCAGGCAGCCGCATCGCCCCCGAGGCGCTGGACCTCATCGGCGGACGCCCCGTGCGCATCTATCCGCATCAGGATGCCGATGGCGGCGGACTGGCCAGTGCCAAGACCTGGGCCGACCAACTCCACGCCCATGGCAGCGCGGTTCAGATCTTTCAGCTCTGCGAACTTCACCGTCAGGATGGCCGCCCGATCAAAGACCTGAACGACGCGGTGGAACTGGACTCGACCGAGCACCTGCATCTTCAAAAACTCACCCCCTAA
- a CDS encoding peptidase MA family metallohydrolase, whose product MRTFYAVLTVMRFPQLFLTTTCCALVLQTQAQDLDVDRLFEDRNLEPVSQMLARGEYDLCARISEAAIQRGMKAPDWRLLRLRALMNQGEEITARDEVQLAIKTFPGNLELLMLQHENALRIGRQDIASQALTEVNAAAKTKAAKDRTAAEWVALGQAALALGADAKKVIAQYFSVAQKKQPTLESAYLAEGHLALEKDDPGRAADVFRAGLKAHGETADLRAGLAKAFSSGDREKQNENIARALELNPLHAEALLMRAEMLIAAEKFLEAEATLQKVLDTRPNCPEAWALRAAIAQLSASETAKITKARAQGLERWSQNPAVDHTLGRILSRAYRFAEGATYQRRALQFSPSYLPAKVQLCHDLLRLGEEEEAWKLAAKIREEDGYNIQAHNIGLLEKEMQGYVTQSYPDFILKMPKRDWPIYGERALALLREAKSTLCPKYGLELNRPVMVEFFGSQQDFAIRTFGSLGGQGLLGVCFGTVITMNSPGSLAHGRNNWESTLWHEFCHVVTLTLTHNKMPRWLSEGISVYEETQHQPAWGMKMDADFRKMILEDEAATPVSQLSSAFLNAPDNDHIMFAYYQSSQVVAYIMERFGQEALHGILKSLAKGQRINDAISANTEDIGKLEKDFAAHLQNLAKTQFGALADWQTPQPEEVNPLDAGSLAAFRQKHPSNLWAIRRYAEAMVQQEKWDEVLRAAEDLIQLLPEDTSEQGGYQLKAEALRGLKKETEELEVLRHIADHESSAMAVFLRLIEEDSRQQNWSALQTHAQRALALNPFLRSPQQALAESAEAQGQISEAIQAWRRVLILDPATAPQTHFRLAQLLKPTDAELAKRHLLDCLSLAPRFQEGHRLLRDWNG is encoded by the coding sequence GTGCGCACGTTCTATGCTGTGCTCACCGTCATGCGCTTCCCTCAGCTCTTCCTGACCACCACCTGCTGTGCGCTGGTGCTCCAGACTCAGGCTCAGGACCTGGATGTGGATCGGCTCTTCGAAGACCGAAATCTGGAACCCGTGAGCCAAATGCTCGCACGGGGTGAGTATGACCTGTGTGCCCGCATCTCTGAGGCCGCCATTCAGCGCGGGATGAAAGCCCCCGACTGGCGTCTGCTGCGCCTCCGCGCCCTGATGAACCAAGGCGAGGAAATCACCGCCCGAGATGAAGTCCAACTCGCCATCAAAACCTTCCCAGGGAATCTGGAGTTGCTCATGCTACAGCATGAAAACGCGCTGCGCATCGGCAGGCAGGACATCGCCTCCCAAGCCCTGACGGAGGTCAACGCTGCCGCCAAGACGAAAGCGGCCAAAGATCGCACAGCGGCGGAGTGGGTGGCGCTGGGTCAAGCCGCCTTGGCGCTCGGAGCCGATGCGAAAAAGGTGATCGCCCAGTATTTCTCCGTGGCCCAGAAAAAGCAGCCCACGTTGGAGTCCGCCTATCTCGCCGAGGGCCATTTAGCGTTGGAAAAAGATGATCCCGGCCGAGCGGCCGACGTCTTCCGCGCAGGACTGAAAGCTCACGGCGAAACCGCCGATCTGCGTGCGGGACTAGCCAAGGCCTTTTCCTCCGGGGATCGTGAAAAGCAAAACGAGAACATCGCCCGAGCCCTGGAACTGAATCCACTGCACGCCGAAGCCCTGCTGATGCGCGCTGAAATGCTGATCGCCGCTGAAAAGTTCCTGGAGGCTGAGGCAACCCTCCAGAAGGTCTTGGACACGCGGCCTAACTGCCCCGAAGCCTGGGCGCTGCGCGCTGCCATTGCTCAACTCAGTGCCTCGGAGACTGCGAAAATCACCAAAGCCCGAGCTCAGGGATTGGAACGATGGAGCCAAAATCCTGCGGTGGATCACACGCTCGGGCGCATCCTTTCACGGGCCTATCGCTTTGCCGAAGGAGCCACCTACCAACGACGTGCGCTGCAGTTTTCCCCAAGCTACCTCCCCGCCAAGGTGCAGCTCTGCCATGATCTGCTGAGACTCGGTGAGGAAGAAGAAGCCTGGAAGTTGGCGGCTAAAATCCGCGAAGAAGATGGCTACAACATCCAAGCCCATAACATCGGTCTTCTCGAAAAAGAGATGCAGGGGTATGTGACGCAAAGTTACCCCGACTTCATCTTGAAGATGCCCAAGCGTGATTGGCCGATTTACGGAGAACGCGCTTTAGCGCTCCTCCGAGAAGCCAAGAGCACGCTGTGCCCCAAGTATGGCTTGGAATTGAACCGGCCTGTGATGGTCGAGTTCTTCGGCTCGCAGCAGGATTTTGCCATCCGCACCTTTGGTAGCTTAGGTGGTCAAGGCCTCCTCGGGGTCTGCTTTGGCACCGTCATCACCATGAATAGCCCAGGCAGCTTGGCGCACGGGCGCAACAATTGGGAATCCACCCTCTGGCATGAGTTTTGTCACGTCGTGACCTTGACCCTCACCCATAACAAAATGCCCCGCTGGCTGAGTGAAGGCATCAGCGTCTATGAAGAGACTCAGCATCAGCCCGCCTGGGGGATGAAGATGGATGCGGACTTCCGCAAAATGATCCTCGAGGACGAAGCTGCGACACCGGTCAGCCAACTGAGCAGTGCCTTTCTCAATGCACCCGACAACGACCACATCATGTTTGCGTATTACCAATCCAGTCAGGTGGTCGCCTACATCATGGAACGGTTCGGCCAAGAGGCCCTCCACGGCATCCTCAAAAGCTTAGCGAAGGGCCAACGGATCAATGACGCCATCTCCGCCAACACCGAAGACATTGGCAAACTGGAGAAGGACTTTGCCGCCCATCTCCAAAACCTCGCCAAAACCCAATTCGGCGCCCTCGCTGACTGGCAGACCCCTCAACCCGAAGAGGTAAATCCCTTGGATGCAGGATCACTGGCCGCCTTCCGTCAGAAACACCCCTCCAACTTGTGGGCCATCCGGCGCTATGCCGAGGCGATGGTCCAGCAAGAAAAATGGGACGAAGTGCTGCGAGCTGCCGAGGACTTGATTCAGTTACTGCCTGAAGACACGAGTGAGCAAGGTGGCTACCAGCTCAAAGCCGAAGCGTTGCGCGGTCTGAAAAAAGAGACCGAAGAACTCGAAGTCCTCCGCCATATCGCCGATCATGAAAGCAGCGCGATGGCCGTCTTTCTTCGCTTGATTGAAGAAGACTCCCGGCAGCAAAACTGGTCGGCCCTTCAGACCCATGCTCAACGTGCCTTGGCGCTCAATCCCTTCCTACGCAGCCCGCAACAAGCCCTCGCAGAGTCCGCTGAAGCCCAAGGGCAAATCAGCGAAGCCATCCAGGCTTGGAGACGAGTCTTGATCCTTGATCCAGCCACGGCTCCGCAGACGCATTTCAGGCTGGCGCAGTTACTCAAACCTACAGATGCCGAGCTTGCTAAACGGCATCTCTTAGACTGCCTCTCGCTAGCACCTCGCTTTCAGGAAGGCCATCGCCTTCTTCGCGATTGGAATGGTTAG
- a CDS encoding CDP-alcohol phosphatidyltransferase family protein, producing MASSPDSAPAPTPEADAKHGPRRELKSRQTGWARLLSRALIASGISPNAISVLSILFAAGAMTCFLFVTDATTPLGNALLWFGAAAGIQFRLLCNLMDGMVAVEGGKASATGPIYNEVPDRIADVLILVGAGYSTRIEPGVIKLFEALPLGWSCAVLAMATAYVRLLQGTLTGQQSFMGPMAKQHRMAVLTLGSLIALGESLASREPVAIYWALVVILIGSLITFARRLNLIVRGLQAGR from the coding sequence ATGGCCTCTTCACCCGACTCCGCCCCAGCCCCTACCCCCGAGGCCGACGCCAAACACGGCCCCCGCCGCGAGCTGAAGTCCCGCCAGACCGGATGGGCCCGCCTGCTCTCCCGCGCCCTCATCGCCTCCGGCATCTCACCCAATGCCATCTCCGTGCTCAGCATCCTCTTTGCCGCCGGGGCCATGACATGCTTTTTGTTCGTCACCGACGCCACCACCCCTCTGGGCAATGCCCTGCTCTGGTTCGGAGCCGCCGCCGGCATCCAGTTCCGCCTCCTGTGCAACCTCATGGATGGCATGGTGGCGGTGGAAGGAGGCAAGGCCTCCGCCACCGGCCCCATCTACAACGAAGTGCCTGACCGCATCGCCGATGTGCTCATCCTCGTCGGTGCCGGCTACAGCACCCGCATCGAGCCCGGCGTCATCAAGCTCTTCGAGGCCCTCCCCCTCGGCTGGTCCTGCGCCGTCCTCGCCATGGCCACCGCCTACGTCCGCCTCCTCCAGGGCACCCTCACCGGCCAGCAGAGCTTCATGGGCCCCATGGCCAAACAACACCGCATGGCCGTCCTCACCCTCGGCAGCCTCATCGCCCTGGGCGAGAGCCTCGCCAGTCGCGAGCCCGTGGCCATCTACTGGGCCTTGGTCGTCATCCTCATCGGCTCCCTCATCACCTTTGCCCGCCGGTTAAACCTCATCGTCAGGGGCTTGCAGGCAGGCAGGTAA